The Apium graveolens cultivar Ventura unplaced genomic scaffold, ASM990537v1 ctg8280, whole genome shotgun sequence genome contains a region encoding:
- the LOC141704827 gene encoding protein NETWORKED 1A-like, giving the protein MMQNIPKVNGEDSAVIKISSACGNLSTIFSSLRTKNAEELKLLSENICKLFEVNCELVNEVSTLREELGMHEIEKLFMADLLEKLEMDLSEFKNLNCRLKLELLSANDYLSEGEEELFDAEMKLAVVENLNSELQRAVDRMKKEYEESESIRENLEIVIQKKTEDNFKQNKNLQDMLEVKGNLEFELAMLSEEIKERRIREEYLSSELQEKQNEFELWDAEAATFCFDLQLSAIRELLFEDKVHELCGVCGSLQDENASKTKEIELLKEEVSFQSSEIRGLKSQIFPYSPAVDSIKEEVYSLEQNFHAWAKLDVANYQTPKDIESEFHAHEKMEDQDLHVLDEILELQKLQNRIKEVEKVVVEEMNRLERLESSRPAMKLEASVQDTLDLKSRGRSVRQKSKYKEDEKLEDDLKFQKTMPEILEVKNVILMKGFPLNQVSGGSLYGRSRRGNSLPAEQIRLCWETNEDNHRVDQNLIELQNQVYEPTKNVVYNDFEYVEHQSENPSSELDMEKELGVDKLQVSTTTSMPSRREQEKDIRETCF; this is encoded by the exons ATGATGCAGAATATACCAAAAGTGAATGGGGAAGATAGCGCTGTCATCAAAATTTCATCAGCATGTGGTAATCTTTCAACAATTTTCAGTAGTTTGAGGACTAAGAATGCAGAGGAGTTGAAATTACTTTCAGAAAATATATGCAAACTTTTCGAAGTTAACTGTGAACTTGTAAATGAGGTGAGTACATTGCGAGAGGAGTTAGGCATGCATGAAATAGAAAAATTGTTTATGGCAGATTTACTTGAGAAACTGGAGATGGATCTCTCTGAGTTTAAAAATTTGAACTGTAGACTGAAGCTAGAATTATTAAGTGCAAATGATTACCTGAGCGAAGGGGAAGAAGAGCTCTTTGATGCAGAAATGAAGCTTGCAGTGGTTGAGAATTTGAACTCAGAATTGCAAAGAGCTGTGGATAGGATGAAGAAAGAATATGAAGAGTCAGAATCCATAAGAGAAAATCTAGAGATTGTAATTCAAAAGAAGACTGAAGACAATTTCAAGCAGAACAAGAATCTTCAAGATATGCTTGAAGTGAAAGGAAACTTAGAGTTTGAGCTGGCTATGTTAAGCGAAGAAATTAAGGAGAGAAGAATTAGAGAGGAGTATTTAAGTTCGGAACTGCAAGAAAAACAGAATGAGTTTGAGCTCTGGGATGCCGAGGCTGCAACATTTTGTTTTGATCTTCAACTTTCTGCAATTCGTGAACTGCTTTTTGAAGATAAGGTGCATGAACTTTGTGGAGTGTGTGGGAGTTTGCAAGATGAAAATGCTTCAAAGACAAAGGAAATCGAATTGTTGAAAGAAGAAGTAAGCTTCCAGTCAAGTGAAATTAGAGGATTGAAATCCCAGATATTTCCATACTCTCCTGCTGTTGATTCTATAAAGGAGGAAGTGTATTCTCTTGAGCAGAATTTCCATGCATGGGCAAAGCTTGATGTAGCTAACTATCAAACACCAAAG GATATAGAGTCGGAGTTTCATGCTCATGAAAAGATGGAAGATCAAGATTTGCATGTATTAGATGAAATTTTGGAATTGCAGAAGTTGCAGAACCGGATTAAAGAGGTAGAAAAAGTTGTCGTGGAAGAAATGAACAGGCTTGAGAGACTGGAGAGTTCAAGGCCTGCCATGAAATTAGAAGCTTCTGTGCAAGATACTCTAGACTTGAAATCTAGAGGTAGATCAGTTCGACAGAAAAGTAAATATAAGGAGGACGAAAAACTTGAGGATGATCTCAAGTTCCAGAAAACTATGCCTGAAATTCTCGAAGTCAAGAATGTGATTCTAATGAAAGGTTTTCCACTCAACCAAGTGTCTGGTGGTTCATTATATGGAAGAAGCAGGAGAGGAAATAGTCTTCCAGCTGAGCAGATACGTTTATGTTGGGAAACAAATGAAGATAACCACCGTGTTGATCAAAATTTGATTGAGCTACAAAACCAGGTTTATGAACCCACAAAGAATGTTGTTTACAACGACTTTGAATATGTGGAGCATCAGAGTGAAAATCCATCTTCAGAGTTAGACATGGAGAAGGAACTGGGTGTTGATAAATTACAGGTCTCCACGACTACGTCAATGCCTAGTAGGAGG